The DNA segment CCAGTCCTCCGACTCCTGCGCGGCGAAGGCGCCGGACGCGCCGGGCGCCGTGCCGTCGGCGGGTGGCGCCGGCTGCGGGCCGGACTCGGCGGACGGTTCCGTGCGCGGGGTGCCTCCCGGGCGGCTCCACCACTTCAGCTTCGGCCCGGCGGCCTTACCGTCGTCCATGCTCTCCCCAGAATTCGCCCGCGGCCGTGCACGGGCCACCACCTCGCGGCACGCGCCCGGACAGGGGTGCGCCGCCCCACAGGGATTCAACCAGTTCCGTGTGGGGCTGCGCAGGGGACGGTCAGCGGTGGGCGGAGGTTGAGCCAGGGGCGGAGGAGAGCGCGGCGGCCGCGGAACCGGTCAGCGGACGCATGGGTTCCAGGGGCGACGGGGCGGGCGGACTCTTCCGTGCCGGGGTGTTGCCGGTCGCGGTGGCCAGGGGCGCGAGGTAGCGCGCCATGACCGGGCTGCTCGCGGCTATCAGCGGTGTCAGGCCGAAGCGTCCGGCCTGGGCGGGCGCCACCGGCGGGGAGGGGGGTGCCGTGGTGGGGCCGTAGAGAGTCATGGTGCTGGGGGCCGGGGCCAGGGTCGGACCGCCGGCGGGCTGCCAGGCGCCGGCCCGGGAATTCTTGGCGGGAAACTCCTCACCGCGCGGCAGGGAACCGCCGCCGGCCGCCGGGCTGACGCTCAGCGGGGTGACGGCCGTGCCGCCGCCGTCGACACGTCCACCGGGGAGATCCACGGCCGCCTCCAACGGGAGGGCGCCGCCCAGCGCGAACGCCGCGAGGGAGACCGCACCGGCCGCCGCGAACGCGAACCGCCGCCGCTGCGCGGGCCGGTCGCTCTCCTGCACACGGAAGCCGCGCCCGCGGGGCTGCACGGGAAGGGCCGCCATCGCATGGCCGGAGTGGCCGTCGGCGGGGACATAGCGGAACGTGCCGCCGCCGCGGGCGAACTCACCGCGTCCGAAGCTGCCGTTGCCGAGCCGGCTGCCGGGGCCGTCGGGGTCGCCGCCGGGCAGCTGCTGCAGCCGCGCCAGCAGCCCCTCGGAGGGACCGGGGGGTGCCGTCTGGGCGAACACGCTCTTCAGCCGGCGCTGCGCGTCGGCTTCTGCTTTGCACCGTCCGCATGTCGCGAGATGCGCGAGCACCCGCTCGCGTGCGTCATGCCCCAACTCGCCGTCGACCAGGGCCGCGAGGCGGTCGCCGAGATGCTGCTCGGCGGGGGACGGACCGCCACTGCCGCTCACGCGATTCCGACCTCCCCCGTGGGCACCACGGCCAGCGACCGCCGCTGGGCGCGCTCTTCGGCGCGGGTGGCCGGGGCGCGGTGCTTGAGGGCCTTGCGCAGATGGGAACGGCCGCGGTGGATCCGGCTGCGGACCGTACCGAGCTTGACACCGAGCGTCGCGGCGATCTCCTCGTACGACAGGCCCTCGATGTCGCAGAGCACGACGGCGGCACGGAACTCGGGCGCGAGGGTGTCCAGCGCCTGCTGGACATCGGCGTCGAAGTGGGTGTCGTTGAAGTGCTGCTGCGGGGAGGGCTCGCGGCTGGGGAGCCGCTCGGCGGCGTCGTCACCGAGCGCGTCGAAGCGGATGCGCTGGCGGCGGCGGACCATGTCCAGGAAGAGGTTGGTGGTGATCCGGTGCAGCCAGCCCTCGAAGGTGCCGGGGGTGTACGTCGACAGCGAGCGGAAGACGCGGACGAACACCTCCTGGGTGAGGTCCTCGGCGTCGTGCTGATTGCCGGTGAGGCGGTAGGCGAGGCGGTAGACCCGTGCGCTGTGGGTGCTGACGATCTCCTCCCAGCTGGGCGGAGTCCACGCCTGCGCATCCGCGTCTGCGGCGAAGGTCGCGGTGGTTGCGGAGTCGGCGACGGGGGCCCCTCCCCTGCCCTTCGGGCCATGGGGGCGGGAACGGTCAGCAGTGTCTGTCACGGATTTCGGCTCGGCGAACGACCTTTTCAAGCGCCTCAGCACCCCTCGGTCACCCGCCGCAGCCGCACCTCCCCTGGTGGCTCTGGTGGTGTCCAGTAGAGCCCCTACCATATCCACCTCGCCCGTTAGCTCCGGATAAGCAGTTTTGACCTGCATTTGGTCCTGCTTCTGGTCTTGCCTGACATCTCGCGCGGTCTTCACCGGTGCGTCCCCCCGTCTTCCCCCTGCCCTTCCTCAACGTCCAGTCCCATCTGCGGGTTCCCGGACGCAGCGGATACAGTCACGGTTGCGTCAACTACGGGGACAGGAGAGGGCCATTACCGGCAACCGGCAGACGAGCTTGGCATTCGCCGAGGCGTACGGCGCCGGGACCATCGACGACAGCGCCGAGGCCGCCCTGCAGTGGTCCCGTGACTGTGCGCGCGAAGCCGGCATCCGTACGGTGACGGCCGGGACCGGTGCGGCCCTCAGCCTGCTCGCGGCCGCCGCGGACGCCAAGGCGGTCGCCGAGATCGGCACCGGAACGGGCGTGTCGGGCATCTACCTCCTGCACGGCATGCGGCCCGACGGGGTGCTGACCACCGTGGACCTCGAACCCGAGCGGCAGACGTTCGCCAAGCAGGCGCTGCGCGCGGCCGGCTTCGCCGGGAACCGCGCCCGCTTCATCCCCGGCCGCGCCCTGGACGTCCTGCCCCGCCTCGCGGACGGCGGCTACGACCTCGTGTTCTGCGACGGCGACCTCATGGAGTGCCTGGAGTACCTCGCTGAATCGTTGCGTCTGCTGCGCCCCGGCGGCGTGGTCTGCTTCGAGGGCGTCTTCGCCGACGGCCGTACGGTCGACTCGTCGCTGCAGCCCGCCGAGGTGCTGCGGCTGCGGGAACTGCTGCGGACCATCCGGGAGAGCACCGCGCTGGTGCCGGCCCTGCTGCCGGTCGGCGACGGGCTGCTCTGCGCGGTCAAGCGCGGCTGACCGGCCCCGGCCCGGTCCGGGACGTGAGACGGCCCCGGCACGTGGCGCGCCCGTAAGTGCGCGCCACGTGCCGGGGCCGGGGTATTTCGGCTGGGGATACCGGGGTCAGCCCCGGGAAACCGCCGGTTGCGCCGCCCTTGTCAGACGGTGACCTTGTCCAGGGCCTCACCCAGGGCCTTGGCTTCGTCGGGGGTCAGCTCGACGACGAGCCGCCCGCCGCCTTCGAGCGGAACGCGCATGACGATGCCCCGCCCCTCCTTGGTCACCTCGAGCGGGCCGTCGCCCGTCCGCGGCTTCATGGCCGCCATGCTCGTTCCCCTTCCTGAAACCAGCTCATCTCAGCCGACGGCCCGAATAGGCACGTGTCACCGGCATCGAACACATTGCTTCCAGGCCATTATCCCGCATCGAACGACCCGATGACCAACATCGGACAGCATCCCTTCGGCAACGCGCTCCACCAAACCCCCTCAATTCGGTGAGGCGGCTGCAATACTTCTCCGCCCGCCGACCCCCGACGCG comes from the Streptomyces angustmyceticus genome and includes:
- a CDS encoding anti-sigma factor family protein; its protein translation is MSGSGGPSPAEQHLGDRLAALVDGELGHDARERVLAHLATCGRCKAEADAQRRLKSVFAQTAPPGPSEGLLARLQQLPGGDPDGPGSRLGNGSFGRGEFARGGGTFRYVPADGHSGHAMAALPVQPRGRGFRVQESDRPAQRRRFAFAAAGAVSLAAFALGGALPLEAAVDLPGGRVDGGGTAVTPLSVSPAAGGGSLPRGEEFPAKNSRAGAWQPAGGPTLAPAPSTMTLYGPTTAPPSPPVAPAQAGRFGLTPLIAASSPVMARYLAPLATATGNTPARKSPPAPSPLEPMRPLTGSAAAALSSAPGSTSAHR
- a CDS encoding DUF3117 domain-containing protein is translated as MAAMKPRTGDGPLEVTKEGRGIVMRVPLEGGGRLVVELTPDEAKALGEALDKVTV
- the sigE gene encoding RNA polymerase sigma factor SigE, giving the protein MTDTADRSRPHGPKGRGGAPVADSATTATFAADADAQAWTPPSWEEIVSTHSARVYRLAYRLTGNQHDAEDLTQEVFVRVFRSLSTYTPGTFEGWLHRITTNLFLDMVRRRQRIRFDALGDDAAERLPSREPSPQQHFNDTHFDADVQQALDTLAPEFRAAVVLCDIEGLSYEEIAATLGVKLGTVRSRIHRGRSHLRKALKHRAPATRAEERAQRRSLAVVPTGEVGIA
- a CDS encoding O-methyltransferase → MDDSAEAALQWSRDCAREAGIRTVTAGTGAALSLLAAAADAKAVAEIGTGTGVSGIYLLHGMRPDGVLTTVDLEPERQTFAKQALRAAGFAGNRARFIPGRALDVLPRLADGGYDLVFCDGDLMECLEYLAESLRLLRPGGVVCFEGVFADGRTVDSSLQPAEVLRLRELLRTIRESTALVPALLPVGDGLLCAVKRG